In the Mytilus trossulus isolate FHL-02 chromosome 1, PNRI_Mtr1.1.1.hap1, whole genome shotgun sequence genome, one interval contains:
- the LOC134690003 gene encoding CYFIP-related Rac1 interactor B-like: MGNLLKILMKDETSKDAKDVFVDFENAQPTEAERTVYDKVKIVLEKSQTILKDIQQYTGATEAIRQAISNPKSDDLQDKAWQSVCPLVGKLKNYYEFSNEVDGIVQELLQVLCSNDLSPREHLEQQQALFRQFADILDFVLRFDDLKMTNPSIQNDFSYYRRTLSRMKLANEEHIVENIVSNEMANRIALFYANSTPMLKVLSEATTKFVSTHKDLPVENTTDCLSTMADICKVMIESPEFTSRFQSVETKLFCLRVMVGVIILYDYVHPVGAFAKGSSIDIKGSIKVLKDQEQRRVEGLLNALRYTTLHLNDESTPKTIKSMLATN, from the exons ATGGGGAATCTCCTGAAGATTCTTATGAAAGATGAAACTTCAAAAGACGCAAAAGACGTATTTGTTGATTTTGAAA aTGCACAACCCACAGAGGCTGAACGAACAGTTTATGATAAAGTAAAAATCGTTCTTGAAAAAAGTCAGACTATACTTAAAGATATACAGCAATACACAGGAGCAACCGAAGCAATTAGACAG GCTATATCTAATCCAAAATCAGATGATTTACAAGACAAGGCTTGGCAATCAGTATGTCCGCTTgttggaaaattgaaaaattattatgaattttCCAATGAAGTAG ATGGAATTGTACAAGAATTACTTCAAGTGTTGTGTTCCAATGATTTATCCCCTAGAGAACATTTAGAGCAGCAGCAAGCTTTGTTTAGACAGTTCGCagatattttagattttgtaCTTCGTTTTGATGATCTGAAG ATGACCAACCCCTCCATACAGAATGATTTTAGTTATTACAGAAGAACATTAAGTAGGATGAAATTGGCAAATGAG gAACATATAGTTGAAAATATAGTGTCTAATGAAATGGCAAATAGAATAGCTTTGTTTTATGCTAATTCTACACCTatgttaaaagttttaagtgaagctacaacaaaatttgtatcaacaCATAAAGACTTACCAGTAGAAAATACAACAGATTGTTTGAGTACAATGGCAGATATATGTAAAGTAATGATTGAATCTCC GGAATTTACATCACGCTTCCAAAGTGTAGAGACCAAATTATTCTGTTTACGTGTAATGGTTGGAGTGATCATACTTTATGACTATGTTCATCCTGTTGGTGCTTTTGCTAAGGGTTCATCAATAGAT ATAAAAGGTTCCATAAAAGTTCTGAAGGACCAAGAACAAAGACGAGTGGAAGGTTTATTAAATGCTTTAAG GTATACAACTTTACATTTAAATGATGAATCTACACCAAAAACAATCAAGTCCATGTTAGCCACCAATTAA
- the LOC134703492 gene encoding uncharacterized protein LOC134703492, with translation MQGVVHHVAKDSLPIINFNEKLVTLERASFDVFDLKQQKNLASRKQFPVILAFALTVHRAQGQTLQNVEVDSFSFFAPGQMRDTFVMPSVECSPPDDPTDQDPDDTYICMDMDELPVLASPWDIFEFQTENKSAPFMSDISPDFFVSLPLEDHVNYLYYNVDAIVSAKLDNSDNWINAYTKLNEFVLSDKHILSIQKLFKVNNINKYQNKLSTKIVFWLMNKEIEKKAKAVTAKQITDIEAETSIEEELSSAGKSKIRYLTGACVQKITKRLKESVLRKMGQSTKKSKLAMRMDYKKQCLLKQFRISELDVADNDESMVEIDFKQGPSRGLTIPNDSVFNFFLSLHSVLQHKLSLKQMHLYLEDLHNHCRNAVDNDDVLIGKWISLFDIQDDGKIEDELFLTLIMELYRDVTEHFIRISFVDSLKYFKRTIPRKRIF, from the exons ATGCAGGGAGTTGTACACCATGTGGCAAAGGATAGTCTTCCTATTATCAACTTTAATGAAAAGTTAGTTACTCTTGAAAGAGcttcctttgatgtttttgatCTGAAACAACAGAAGAATTTGGCTAGCAGGAAACAGTTTCCTGTAATATTGGCATTTGCACTTACTGTACATAGAGCACAAGGACAGACACTGCAAAATGTGGAAGTtgattctttttcattttttgctccAGGACAgatgagg GATACATTTGTTATGCCATCTGTCGAATGTTCCCCGCCAGATGACCCAACTGATCAGGATCCAGATGATACTTATATTTGTATGGACATGGATGAACTGCCAGTTTTAGCTTCACCATGGgatatttttgaatttcaaacagaaaataaatctgcGCCATTTATGTCGGATATATCTCCTGATTTCTTCGTATCATTACCTTTGGAAGACCATGTGAATTATCTATATTATAATGTTGATGCCATTGTTAGTGCGAAATTGGATAATTCTGATAATTGGATTAATGCATACACCAAGTTGAATGAATTTGTGTTATCTGATAAACATATATTGTCTATTCAGAAACTATTTAAAGtgaacaatataaataaatatcagaaTAAATTGTCCACCAAAATAGTATTTTGGTTAAtgaataaagaaatagaaaaaaaagctaAAGCTGTAACTGCTAAACAGATAACTGACATTGAGGCTGAAACAAGCATAGAGGAAGAATTGTCCTCAGCAGGAAAAAGCAAAATTAGGTATTTGACTGGAGCCTGTGTCCAAAAAATTACTAAACGTTTAAAAGAGTCTGTATTAAGAAAAATGGGTCAGAGCACCAAAAAAAGCAAGCTGGCTATGAGGATGGACTATAAAAAACAGTGTTTGCTGAAGCAGTTTCGCATTAGTGAATTAGATGTTGCTGACAATGATGAAAGTATGgttgaaattgattttaagCAAGGACCATCGAGGGGTTTAACAATACCAAATGACAGTGTATTTAACTTTTTCCTGTCTTTACATAGTGTATTACAACATAAATTAAGTCTGAAACAAATGCATTTATATTTGGAAGACTTGCATAACCATTGTAGGAATGCTGTTGATAATGATGATGTACTAATTGGCAAATGGATTTCATTATTTGATATTCAGGATGATGGTAAAATTGAAGATGAACTATTTTTAACACTTATTATGGAATTATATCGGGATGTAACTGAACATTTTATTAGAATTTCTTTTGTtgattctttaaaatatttcaaaagaaccATTCCAAGGAAACGgattttttaa